One region of Parerythrobacter jejuensis genomic DNA includes:
- the bla gene encoding subclass B1 metallo-beta-lactamase translates to MIRKLAVLATALILTACIPGEIRAPIAVQEAERDVVRFGDISFTKLADGVWQHTSYLDLPGIGPVPSNGLLVVDGDRTLLVDTAWTDAQTDLILRWAETVLTKPVSTALVTHAHKDKMGGIAALHQANIATWAHPVTNVDGPANGFEPARNTFRFNGDGWATGAGAASFSPLKIYYPGGAHTADNITVGIPAKSIAFGGCMIKASSSRTLGNLADAVPEAYAQSVRNFDAAFPDAAIIAMSHSPAESRKAIARTIDLADDL, encoded by the coding sequence GGAAATTGGCTGTTCTCGCAACGGCCCTGATTCTGACTGCCTGCATCCCGGGCGAAATCCGCGCGCCTATCGCGGTGCAGGAGGCGGAACGCGATGTTGTCAGGTTCGGCGACATTTCCTTCACCAAACTGGCCGATGGGGTGTGGCAACACACATCTTACCTCGATCTTCCCGGCATCGGCCCTGTGCCGTCGAACGGATTGCTGGTTGTCGATGGCGACCGGACCTTGCTGGTGGATACGGCCTGGACCGATGCTCAAACCGATTTGATTTTGCGTTGGGCCGAGACAGTTCTCACCAAGCCTGTCAGCACTGCGTTGGTGACCCACGCCCACAAAGACAAGATGGGCGGGATCGCGGCCCTGCATCAGGCCAACATTGCGACCTGGGCGCATCCCGTGACCAATGTCGACGGCCCCGCCAACGGGTTCGAACCAGCCCGCAACACATTCCGTTTCAATGGCGATGGTTGGGCGACGGGTGCTGGCGCTGCGTCTTTCTCTCCGCTCAAGATTTACTATCCGGGCGGCGCGCACACGGCGGACAACATCACGGTTGGCATACCTGCGAAGAGCATCGCCTTTGGCGGGTGTATGATCAAAGCGAGCAGCTCGCGTACACTTGGCAATCTCGCCGATGCTGTGCCGGAAGCCTACGCCCAATCGGTGCGCAATTTCGACGCTGCGTTCCCCGACGCGGCGATCATCGCGATGAGCCATTCGCCGGCAGAAAGCCGCAAGGCGATTGCGCGCACTATTGATCTGGCGGACGATCTCTAG
- a CDS encoding phosphoribosylanthranilate isomerase, translating to MTKIKICGLSTPETIEAAVNAGATHIGLVNYQKSPRFVSVADAARLRQTVPKHVKTVLLLVNETAENTARAIGAIKPDIVQFHGGETPEWTSLVRKQTGLEVWRALGVRDAATLEKSRRFEGAVDRILFDSPAKALPGGNGETFRWDVLAGFDHRTPWGLAGGLTPDNVAQAIRETRTELVDASSGLESAPGVKDVDRIAAFCKAARSV from the coding sequence ATGACCAAGATCAAGATCTGCGGACTTTCGACTCCCGAGACCATCGAAGCTGCCGTCAATGCGGGTGCAACCCATATCGGTCTGGTAAATTACCAGAAAAGCCCGCGCTTCGTTTCCGTCGCCGATGCTGCGCGGCTGCGTCAGACTGTGCCGAAGCATGTGAAAACGGTCTTGCTTCTCGTCAATGAAACAGCCGAAAACACCGCTCGTGCTATTGGCGCGATCAAGCCGGATATCGTGCAGTTTCACGGCGGTGAGACACCAGAATGGACGAGCCTTGTGCGCAAGCAGACCGGCCTTGAAGTGTGGAGAGCGCTGGGTGTGCGCGATGCGGCAACCCTGGAAAAGTCGCGGCGTTTCGAAGGTGCGGTAGACCGCATCCTGTTCGATTCTCCGGCCAAGGCGCTGCCGGGAGGAAATGGCGAGACATTCCGTTGGGACGTGCTGGCCGGCTTCGACCATCGCACACCCTGGGGCCTCGCCGGGGGGCTGACGCCGGACAATGTCGCCCAAGCCATCCGCGAAACCAGAACCGAACTGGTCGATGCTTCGAGTGGATTGGAAAGCGCGCCGGGCGTCAAGGACGTGGACAGAATCGCCGCCTTCTGCAAAGCGGCGCGCTCTGTATGA
- the trpB gene encoding tryptophan synthase subunit beta, with protein sequence MTNQPNSFRTQPDDRGHFGDFGGRYVAETLMPLVLDLEREYRAAQADPAFQAEFDDLMKHYVGRPSPLYFAERLTEALGGAQVWFKRDELNHTGAHKINNCIGQILLAIRMGKTRIIAETGAGQHGVATATVCARFGLPCVIYMGAEDVKRQSPNVFRMKLLGAEVVPVTSGGATLKDAMNEGLRDWVANVHDTFYIIGTAAGPHPYPELVRNFQSVIGTEARAQMLDRVGRLPDLLIACIGGGSNALGLFHPFLDDKDVKMLGVEAAGHGLDGNEHAASLLGGSPGVLHGNKTYLLQDDDGQITEGHSISAGLDYPGIGPEHAWLKDTGRVEYTAVTDDEALDGFQLLCRTEGIIPALEPSHAIAAVAKRAKEMPDDQIILMNLCGRGDKDIFTVAEKLGVKM encoded by the coding sequence ATGACAAACCAACCCAATTCCTTCCGCACGCAACCCGATGACCGAGGGCATTTCGGCGATTTTGGTGGGCGTTATGTCGCCGAAACTCTTATGCCGCTGGTGCTCGATCTGGAGCGCGAATATCGCGCAGCGCAAGCCGATCCGGCGTTCCAGGCCGAATTCGACGACCTGATGAAACACTATGTCGGGCGCCCTTCCCCGCTCTACTTTGCAGAACGGCTGACGGAAGCGCTGGGTGGCGCGCAAGTGTGGTTCAAGCGCGACGAGCTCAATCACACCGGCGCGCACAAGATCAACAATTGTATCGGGCAGATCCTGCTCGCGATCCGCATGGGCAAGACCCGCATTATCGCCGAGACCGGCGCAGGCCAGCATGGTGTTGCCACGGCGACCGTGTGCGCCCGCTTTGGCCTGCCCTGCGTAATCTATATGGGCGCGGAGGATGTGAAGCGGCAGTCGCCCAATGTGTTCCGCATGAAGCTGCTCGGCGCGGAAGTCGTCCCCGTCACCAGCGGCGGCGCGACTCTCAAAGACGCGATGAACGAAGGGCTGCGCGACTGGGTCGCGAATGTCCACGACACCTTTTACATCATCGGCACGGCGGCAGGACCGCACCCCTACCCGGAACTGGTCCGCAACTTCCAGAGCGTGATCGGCACCGAAGCGCGCGCACAAATGCTCGATCGCGTCGGACGCCTGCCCGACCTGCTTATAGCCTGCATCGGCGGCGGATCCAACGCGCTCGGGCTGTTTCACCCCTTCCTTGACGATAAGGACGTCAAGATGCTCGGCGTCGAAGCGGCGGGGCACGGCCTTGATGGCAACGAACACGCGGCAAGCCTGCTCGGCGGGTCACCCGGCGTGCTCCATGGCAACAAGACTTACTTGCTACAGGACGATGACGGCCAGATTACCGAAGGCCACTCGATCAGCGCCGGCCTCGACTATCCCGGCATCGGCCCGGAACACGCCTGGCTCAAGGACACGGGCCGCGTGGAATACACCGCCGTCACAGACGACGAGGCGCTGGACGGTTTCCAGCTGCTGTGCCGCACGGAGGGTATCATTCCAGCGCTTGAGCCGAGCCATGCCATCGCTGCCGTCGCCAAACGCGCGAAGGAAATGCCGGACGACCAGATCATCCTGATGAATCTGTGCGGAAGAGGCGACAAGGATATCTTCACCGTGGCGGAGAAGCTGGGAGTGAAGATGTGA
- the trpA gene encoding tryptophan synthase subunit alpha, which yields MSRLSAAFSNPALVCFITAGDGDTAANLDALVAGGADVIELGMPFTDPMADGPAIQEANLRALGDGITTADIFAHASAFRTRHPDVPLILMGYANPMVRRGPEWFADECAKAGVDGVICVDIPPEEDEALGPALRARGIAPIRLATPTTDAARLPQVLQGSDGFLYYVSVAGITGKQQAAIESIEANVARIKQSTDIPVAVGFGVRTPEQASAIAKVADGVVVGSALVELVGEFGKDAPAKLQELTTALASAVHSAR from the coding sequence GTGAGCAGGCTAAGTGCCGCCTTCTCGAACCCCGCCCTCGTCTGCTTCATTACCGCAGGCGATGGCGACACCGCAGCCAATCTCGACGCGCTCGTCGCAGGGGGGGCGGATGTGATCGAGCTGGGCATGCCTTTCACCGATCCGATGGCCGATGGCCCCGCGATCCAGGAAGCCAATCTGCGCGCGCTTGGAGATGGCATCACAACGGCGGACATTTTTGCGCATGCGAGCGCTTTCCGCACCCGACACCCCGACGTGCCGCTTATCCTGATGGGCTATGCCAACCCGATGGTGCGGCGCGGGCCGGAATGGTTTGCCGATGAGTGCGCGAAAGCGGGCGTCGATGGCGTGATTTGCGTCGATATCCCGCCCGAAGAAGACGAGGCGCTTGGCCCTGCCCTGCGTGCCAGGGGCATTGCCCCGATCCGGCTGGCTACCCCCACCACCGATGCCGCGCGTTTGCCGCAAGTGCTCCAAGGTTCGGACGGGTTCTTGTATTATGTCTCCGTTGCCGGGATCACCGGCAAGCAACAAGCCGCTATCGAATCGATCGAAGCCAATGTTGCCCGCATCAAGCAATCGACCGACATTCCGGTAGCGGTCGGGTTTGGTGTGCGCACACCCGAACAGGCGAGCGCCATCGCCAAGGTCGCCGATGGTGTCGTCGTCGGCTCCGCCCTGGTCGAACTGGTCGGCGAATTTGGCAAGGATGCCCCGGCCAAGCTACAAGAGCTGACGACCGCCCTCGCAAGCGCCGTGCATTCGGCGCGCTAA
- the accD gene encoding acetyl-CoA carboxylase, carboxyltransferase subunit beta, translating to MNWISRVRNSLPFGNKRETPDNLWVKCPSCAEMLFTKEFEDNQQVCPRCDHHGRIGADERLSQMLDIGFEVLPQPEVTEDPLKFRDSKKYTDRIKQARAKNPHADAFTVGSGEIEGHPAVVGVQDFGFMGGSMGMAVGTAFCAGAERALTRKCAYIVVTAAGGARMQEGILSLMQMPKATVMTRRLKAAGLPYIVVLTDPTTGGVTASYAMLGDVQIAEPGALIGFAGQRVIQDTIREQLPEGFQRAEYLHKHGMVDRVVHRHQLREELATLLGYMQPKAAA from the coding sequence ATGAACTGGATTTCCCGCGTCCGTAATTCGCTGCCCTTCGGCAACAAGCGTGAGACGCCCGACAATCTGTGGGTCAAGTGCCCTTCTTGCGCAGAGATGCTGTTCACCAAGGAATTCGAGGACAACCAGCAGGTTTGCCCGCGGTGTGACCATCATGGCCGGATCGGTGCAGACGAGCGGCTGAGCCAGATGCTCGACATCGGCTTTGAAGTTCTGCCCCAGCCCGAAGTGACTGAAGACCCGCTGAAATTCCGCGATTCGAAGAAATATACCGACCGCATCAAACAAGCCCGTGCGAAGAACCCGCATGCTGATGCTTTCACCGTCGGATCGGGCGAGATCGAAGGTCATCCCGCAGTCGTCGGGGTGCAGGATTTCGGCTTTATGGGCGGAAGCATGGGCATGGCCGTGGGCACCGCCTTTTGCGCCGGGGCCGAACGCGCGCTGACCCGAAAATGCGCGTATATCGTGGTGACCGCTGCTGGCGGCGCACGGATGCAGGAAGGCATCCTGAGCCTGATGCAGATGCCCAAGGCCACGGTGATGACCCGTCGCCTGAAAGCTGCAGGACTACCGTATATCGTCGTGCTGACCGATCCGACCACGGGCGGTGTGACCGCCAGCTATGCCATGCTCGGCGATGTCCAGATTGCCGAGCCTGGTGCGCTGATCGGCTTTGCCGGGCAACGGGTGATCCAGGACACGATCCGCGAGCAATTGCCCGAAGGCTTCCAGCGCGCAGAATATCTGCACAAGCACGGCATGGTTGACCGCGTCGTCCACCGCCACCAGCTGCGGGAAGAACTGGCAACCCTGCTCGGTTACATGCAGCCCAAGGCTGCGGCGTAA
- a CDS encoding bifunctional folylpolyglutamate synthase/dihydrofolate synthase, with amino-acid sequence MRDFARSDHPGVQAQLDRLGQLSVPDGRLGLETTRALLLRLGDPHTQLPPVFHVAGTNGKGSTCAFLSAMLEADGKRVHVTTSPHLVRYNERIRLAGRLIEDDPLAALLAEVLDAGEDLNPSFFEVTIAAAFLAFSREPADACVVEVGLGGRFDATNVLEPDVLAACGIAALGIDHERFLLAPEEGVPKDPISRIAFEKAGIAKDGVPLVTLSYDDGSTREIEHAVMRSGATLKMRGRNWNMDGAGAELNYSDQNGLLELPLPAMAGQHQAENAALAIAMLRHQDRIPVTPEALSQGMRTAQWPARMQRLADGPLAKQREVWLDGGHNRSAGEAIARHFNGQRVHLIIGMLDNKDPRALIDPMAERIASLTAVPIPTHASHPATAFGSSTKGASDVPAALSALPDDGLPVLIAGSLYLAGEVLRLNHQIPA; translated from the coding sequence ATGCGGGACTTCGCCCGCTCCGATCATCCCGGGGTCCAGGCCCAGCTTGACCGGCTGGGCCAATTGTCTGTGCCCGATGGCCGACTAGGGTTGGAGACCACGCGCGCCCTGCTGTTACGGCTGGGCGATCCGCACACGCAGCTGCCGCCGGTATTCCATGTCGCCGGGACCAATGGCAAAGGGTCCACCTGTGCCTTTCTAAGCGCCATGCTGGAGGCCGATGGCAAGCGCGTGCACGTCACCACCAGCCCGCATCTGGTCCGCTATAATGAGCGGATTCGCTTGGCAGGACGATTGATTGAAGACGATCCGCTGGCCGCATTGCTCGCGGAGGTTCTCGATGCAGGGGAAGACCTCAACCCCAGCTTCTTCGAAGTCACCATTGCGGCTGCCTTCCTCGCCTTTTCACGTGAGCCCGCTGATGCTTGTGTCGTCGAAGTGGGTTTGGGCGGACGTTTTGATGCGACCAACGTGCTGGAGCCAGACGTGCTGGCGGCTTGCGGGATTGCGGCGCTCGGGATCGACCACGAACGGTTCCTCCTCGCACCTGAGGAGGGCGTGCCCAAAGATCCGATCAGCCGGATCGCGTTTGAAAAGGCGGGGATTGCGAAAGACGGTGTGCCCCTGGTCACCCTTTCCTATGATGACGGGTCGACGCGAGAGATCGAGCACGCTGTGATGCGAAGCGGCGCTACTCTCAAAATGCGCGGAAGAAATTGGAATATGGATGGTGCTGGTGCCGAACTGAATTACTCGGATCAGAACGGCCTGCTCGAACTGCCACTCCCCGCTATGGCGGGCCAGCATCAGGCGGAGAATGCAGCGCTAGCCATTGCGATGCTGCGCCACCAAGATCGCATTCCGGTAACTCCCGAGGCTTTGTCGCAGGGGATGCGCACGGCTCAGTGGCCTGCGCGAATGCAGCGTCTGGCAGATGGGCCGTTGGCCAAACAGCGTGAGGTCTGGCTGGACGGCGGCCATAATCGCAGTGCGGGCGAAGCCATCGCGCGCCACTTTAACGGCCAGCGTGTTCACCTGATCATTGGAATGCTCGACAACAAGGACCCGCGCGCGCTGATTGATCCGATGGCGGAGAGAATAGCCAGCCTTACCGCCGTTCCCATACCGACCCATGCCAGCCATCCAGCGACAGCATTCGGTTCCAGTACGAAGGGGGCGAGCGATGTGCCTGCCGCCCTCTCCGCTTTGCCGGACGATGGACTGCCGGTACTGATCGCTGGCTCGCTTTACCTCGCTGGCGAAGTCTTAAGACTCAATCATCAGATTCCGGCTTAG
- a CDS encoding AmpG family muropeptide MFS transporter, whose product MSDAAAKKPGWRAVLAALGQRKTAYMLLFGFAAGLPYALVLGTLYAWLSDSGEIDLETMGVFSLIGLAYAFKFLWSPALDRVDIPVLSKLGKRKQWIVTAQLVIGAALTSLSFIAPSNETIGIFSLLAGLAAFASATQDVVIDAWRVDVADEVATIDILSTVYQMGYRIAALVGGALALFLAERTDWPTVYLTMGALMLVVGFAGLWAPDADATALEATGDEDKNDPYGLRKPGQLAPRLRAWSLGAVALLWGWALVTVGVFMVRSLSSNPDTRPDSVEFISTMGPLIVVATVVIPSLIAAWLVRQERSGTNLLTEAAPAQSSADRAIDHLYRALVLPLTDLIGRLGWAMIIVIALVLTYRITDAIWGSFAYPFYLGELQYTKDEVAVASKFFGVGALLVGLALGGYLLTAIGRMLTLTLGAFFAAATNLLYADLARGGAVVQAVADNSGFTWLVSQLGGDPALAKLMMAIAGENIAVGVAGAAFVAYLSSIVSKGYSAVQYALLSSLTLLVGTLGRGALGQMIEEQGYFDVFILTTLIGMGAVVLCIIEWIRQARLGKAAGVVAPEAKAEPAE is encoded by the coding sequence ATGTCTGATGCAGCCGCAAAAAAGCCGGGTTGGCGTGCCGTTCTGGCCGCGTTGGGTCAGCGCAAGACAGCCTATATGTTGCTGTTCGGCTTTGCTGCCGGCCTGCCCTATGCCCTTGTGTTGGGCACGCTCTACGCTTGGCTTTCGGACAGTGGCGAAATCGATCTGGAGACGATGGGCGTATTCTCGCTGATCGGGCTCGCTTACGCTTTTAAGTTCCTGTGGTCGCCGGCGCTCGACCGGGTCGATATTCCGGTGCTGAGCAAGCTGGGCAAGCGCAAGCAATGGATTGTCACGGCCCAATTGGTGATCGGCGCAGCGCTGACATCGCTCAGTTTCATCGCGCCCAGCAACGAGACAATCGGCATCTTCAGTCTGCTGGCGGGCCTCGCAGCCTTTGCCAGTGCGACTCAGGACGTGGTGATCGACGCCTGGCGCGTCGATGTCGCAGACGAGGTCGCGACCATCGATATCCTCTCGACCGTCTACCAGATGGGCTATCGCATCGCGGCGCTGGTCGGTGGCGCCCTCGCGCTGTTCCTGGCTGAGCGGACCGACTGGCCGACCGTTTATCTCACCATGGGGGCATTGATGCTGGTGGTAGGATTTGCCGGCCTGTGGGCACCGGATGCCGACGCGACTGCGCTCGAGGCGACCGGCGACGAGGACAAGAACGACCCATACGGCCTGCGCAAGCCCGGCCAATTGGCGCCGCGCCTTCGGGCTTGGTCACTTGGCGCCGTGGCCTTGCTGTGGGGCTGGGCACTGGTGACCGTAGGCGTCTTCATGGTCCGCTCTCTTTCGAGCAACCCCGACACGCGTCCGGATTCGGTCGAGTTCATCTCGACCATGGGGCCACTGATCGTGGTGGCAACGGTGGTGATACCGTCGCTGATCGCGGCGTGGCTGGTGCGGCAGGAACGATCTGGCACCAACTTGCTGACCGAGGCTGCACCGGCGCAATCCAGCGCTGACAGGGCGATCGATCATCTCTACCGCGCACTGGTACTGCCGCTGACCGACCTGATCGGGCGCTTGGGCTGGGCGATGATTATCGTGATTGCGCTAGTCCTGACATATCGCATCACCGACGCGATCTGGGGCAGCTTTGCTTACCCCTTCTATCTCGGTGAACTGCAATACACGAAAGATGAGGTCGCTGTGGCGTCCAAGTTCTTCGGCGTTGGTGCGCTGTTGGTGGGTCTTGCTTTGGGCGGCTATTTGCTCACGGCCATCGGACGTATGCTGACCCTGACGCTTGGGGCATTCTTCGCGGCAGCGACCAACCTCCTCTACGCCGATCTTGCCCGCGGCGGAGCGGTTGTGCAGGCTGTGGCGGACAATAGCGGCTTTACCTGGCTTGTCTCCCAATTGGGCGGCGATCCGGCTTTGGCCAAGCTGATGATGGCCATTGCGGGCGAGAACATCGCCGTTGGTGTCGCCGGGGCAGCCTTCGTTGCGTATCTCTCCAGCATCGTGTCCAAGGGTTACAGCGCAGTGCAATATGCGCTCCTGTCATCGCTCACTCTGCTGGTCGGCACGCTGGGGCGCGGAGCACTGGGCCAGATGATCGAAGAGCAGGGCTATTTCGACGTCTTCATCCTGACGACACTGATCGGCATGGGCGCAGTGGTCCTGTGCATCATCGAGTGGATCAGGCAGGCGCGACTGGGTAAGGCCGCCGGTGTGGTAGCCCCCGAGGCCAAGGCCGAGCCAGCGGAATAA
- a CDS encoding pseudouridine synthase, translated as MTSSYDPLDERPPGDRIAKLLARAGVASRREVERMIADGRIALHGKIVETPATFLESLRGITVDGKPVGKAEPTRLFAFHKPTGLLTAEFDPKGRPTIYDALKNALPKDAGRVMPIGRLDYNTEGLLLLTNDGGLKRRMELPSSGIPRTYRARAFGEIAQEQLESLIEGITIDGIRYGRIDANMERRTGRNQWIEMTITEGKNREIRKVLEHFGLEVSRLMRTAYGPFELADLPRGQAVEIRKGDLGRFVSTLKKSPSK; from the coding sequence ATGACATCCAGCTATGATCCCCTCGATGAACGGCCCCCGGGCGATCGCATCGCGAAACTCCTCGCTCGGGCCGGCGTTGCCAGCCGCCGCGAGGTAGAGCGCATGATCGCCGACGGCCGCATCGCGCTTCATGGCAAGATTGTTGAAACGCCCGCGACCTTCCTCGAAAGCTTGCGCGGCATCACAGTGGACGGGAAGCCGGTGGGTAAGGCAGAGCCGACACGTCTGTTTGCTTTTCACAAGCCGACCGGCCTGCTGACGGCCGAGTTCGACCCCAAGGGGCGCCCGACAATTTACGATGCGCTGAAAAACGCCCTACCCAAGGATGCAGGGCGGGTGATGCCAATCGGGCGACTCGACTACAATACCGAAGGACTGTTGCTGCTGACCAATGATGGCGGGCTCAAACGCCGGATGGAATTGCCGTCTTCGGGCATCCCGCGCACATATCGTGCCCGCGCCTTTGGCGAGATCGCCCAGGAACAACTGGAAAGCCTGATCGAAGGCATCACGATCGACGGCATCCGCTACGGGCGGATCGACGCCAATATGGAACGGCGCACAGGCCGCAACCAGTGGATCGAGATGACGATCACCGAGGGCAAGAACCGCGAGATTCGCAAAGTCCTCGAACATTTCGGGCTGGAGGTTAGCCGCCTGATGCGCACTGCCTATGGCCCGTTCGAACTGGCCGATTTGCCGCGCGGCCAAGCGGTCGAAATCCGCAAGGGCGATCTGGGGCGCTTTGTCAGCACATTGAAGAAGTCGCCCAGCAAATGA
- the rsmD gene encoding 16S rRNA (guanine(966)-N(2))-methyltransferase RsmD encodes MRIIAGEWRGRKLVSPKGDSTRPTADRTRETLFSMLTSRLGTFEGLSVVDLFAGSGALGFEALSRGAAHCLFVEQDKPALDAIRANIATFDARRRTTLNAGSVMALGPAKAPYDLILLDPPYETGAGAVALDRLLRLGWIGEATWVALETGAREDIKVKAFDVLAERRVGKAKLTLLKHLPDSD; translated from the coding sequence ATGAGAATTATCGCTGGCGAATGGCGGGGCCGGAAGCTTGTCTCGCCCAAGGGCGACAGCACACGCCCCACAGCCGACCGCACGCGTGAAACGTTGTTCTCCATGCTGACCAGCCGTCTGGGCACGTTCGAAGGGTTGTCGGTCGTCGATCTGTTTGCAGGATCCGGCGCATTGGGATTCGAGGCTTTGTCACGGGGCGCGGCGCACTGCCTCTTTGTCGAGCAGGACAAACCGGCTCTCGACGCCATTCGCGCCAATATCGCGACATTCGATGCCCGCCGTCGCACCACCTTGAATGCCGGTTCGGTCATGGCTCTTGGCCCGGCCAAGGCACCATATGATCTCATCCTGCTCGATCCGCCCTACGAGACAGGGGCTGGCGCTGTGGCGCTCGACCGGCTCCTTCGCTTGGGCTGGATCGGTGAAGCAACATGGGTTGCGCTGGAGACCGGCGCCCGGGAGGACATCAAGGTCAAAGCCTTCGATGTCCTCGCCGAACGCCGGGTCGGGAAGGCCAAGCTGACCTTGCTGAAGCACCTCCCCGACTCCGACTGA
- a CDS encoding GFA family protein, translating into MLTGGCHCGAIRYEIKGEVINHSLCHCTDCRRATGAPMVGWAMTSDENLTITGEPSIYASSEHGRRYFCVQCGTGLFYSNAENLPGLVDTQTATLDEPEALPAQAHIQTADRIAWMKDVHTLPEFERFPPQE; encoded by the coding sequence ATGCTGACAGGAGGCTGCCATTGCGGGGCGATCCGTTACGAGATCAAGGGTGAAGTGATCAATCACTCCCTGTGCCACTGCACCGATTGCCGCCGGGCGACAGGCGCGCCGATGGTGGGCTGGGCCATGACCAGCGACGAAAACCTGACCATCACCGGCGAGCCTTCCATCTATGCTTCCTCGGAACATGGCCGACGCTATTTCTGCGTCCAGTGCGGCACCGGCTTGTTCTATTCCAATGCCGAAAATCTGCCGGGGCTGGTCGACACCCAGACTGCAACGCTAGACGAACCCGAAGCCTTGCCTGCGCAGGCCCATATCCAGACGGCGGACCGGATTGCGTGGATGAAGGATGTGCATACGCTGCCGGAATTCGAGCGCTTCCCGCCACAGGAATAG